In Miscanthus floridulus cultivar M001 chromosome 8, ASM1932011v1, whole genome shotgun sequence, the sequence ggagagaatagaaagactagttaagaatgatattcttcctccattagagctctcagatttagaacaatgcaaagaatgcataaaaggaaagtatgtaaagaaaattaagaaagatgtcaaacgaagcgcaggaattttacagattattcacacagacatctgtggtttgtttcctataaagagtgtggatggttatgattcattcataacattcacagatgattactcccattatggctatatttatccaatcaaagaaagaacagaagcattggataaatttaagatatttaaggcagaagttgaaaaccaacacaatttaaagattaagatagtcaggtccgaccatgggggagagtactacggtcggcataccctatatggccaagttcctagaccttttgcaaggttcttacaggagaatggcatagtagcctagtattctacaccgggcgaacctcagcagaatggagtagctgaaaggcgcaatcgtaccctgatggatatggtgcgcagtatgataagttactccaccttaccgatgagcctgtggatggaggcgttaaaaaccggtattcatattctcaatagagtaccaagtaagtcgatgcccaaaacaccgtatgagttgtggataggaagagtaccctcactaaaccacttacgtgtgtgggggagtcctgctgaggctaaagtatttaacccaaacattgggaagctagatcccaaaatagtgagttgccatttcattggttacccagaaaagtcaaaaggtttttgtttctactgtccagacagacatacaaagtttgtggaaatgagacacgctgtctttctagaggatgaaatgatgagggaaagcatggtagctcgagaaattgaccttgaagagaagcggatgtatacgcccactccaatgattcatgagctatttttctcactacctgctgtcgctgcaccaatagtacaagatactgtggtgccagcacctgttgttattccgcctgtggcaacaatgaatgatgatgaggaacctgttctttggaatcctatagaacctattgccacacatgaggggagcaacaacagcctcaaacagaagatgtgtcaaatgtggaggcccctagaaggtctcaaagagttagaaaatcagttattcctgctgattatgaagtatacaacactgaggaatttcaaatggaggatgatcccacctcatttgaaaaagccatgagaagtgatcattcatcaaagtggcttgaggccatggaagatgaaatgaaatcaatgaatgccaataaagtttgagacttagaaataattcctaaaggagccaaaatagtaggttgtaaatgggtctacaaaacaaaacttgactctcaagggaatatagagagatataaagctcgACTTGTGGTAAAagactttacgcaaagagaagggattaattacaatgagaccttttctccagtctcatgtaagaaatccttcagaatcataatggcattagtggcacattacgatttagaattacatcagatggatgtaaagacgacatttctcaaaggagacttggaggaaaatgtttacatggcacaaccaaaaggtttgtcatggaaggaaaagaacgaatgggatgccgcctaaagaaatccatttatggattaaaataagcttcaagacagtggtacttgaagtttgaccagacaataaggaattttgggtttaaagagaatgttgaggacaattgtgtctatgcaaagtttaagaatgaaaagtttatcttccttgtcctgtatgtggacgacatcttacttgctagttgtgatgtcagtctactactggagacaaaaaagtttttgtcctcaaaatttgatatgaaagatcttggtgaagcttcgttcgttctagggatcgagattcaccgagatagaagtaaaggggtattaggactatcacaaaaggcatacatagaaaaaatcttaaacaaattcagtatgcacaaatgtagtccctcacctgctcctatagtcaagggcaacagatatggagattttcaatgccccaggaaccaatatgagatcgatcaaatgaaagcggatccatatgcttcagctgtcggaagcttgcaatatgctcaagtatgtacgcgccctgacttggcatttgttaccgggttacttggcagattctagagcaatcctggaacaaaacactggaaattagtaaaaaaAGTCTtgtattatttgcaaggaacgaaaaggcctcatgatgacgtataaaagatctgattcactccatatagtgggatattcagattctgattatgcgggagatgatagaaaatccacgtctggatatgtattcactctcgcagggggagctattttatagaaaagctcaaagcaaaccatcactacattgtccacaatgtatgccgagtttgtagtgtgttatgaggcaacggggcaggtgaactggctaaagaaattcatacccggtttgaagatggttgatgacatctatagaccacttaagttatactgcgataataatccggtagtacagtatgctcacaacaataagtcaagtggtgctaccaaacacattgacataaagtattatgttgtgaaagataaagtccgggatcatgtcataagtcttgagcatataagtactgaaaagatgctcgtggatccgctcacaaaaggcttaccacccaacgtgttcagagaacatgtagccggcatgggtttaagggaaagcctataattcctggacaaaagaaggcccaaagatgagtatctattttagaacagagtggtgtgttataactgttaaatctatcggcaatggaccatgacgatgagacatgctctatgcactaatctgtaatggaatgaacaaaagtaaatgatatgaaaatgAAAGATAGAAGGAGATcaaggggaagattgttagattgatctctaatcctaactggacccaacggcccagttgggcctttgattcacgccctgatcggggatgcccagcccaccatggctggagggccctatcacactgcgctataaaaagaggtgggggccggcggctcttatcATGAGATTctcctgagccgagctccccaccgacaaaccctaatccgatctagagggcatGCAGCTAGTGATGGGAAGCCATCAGCCGTGCCGCCACCGGACTCCACTGCTTCACTACCGGTCGCCATAGCGCATCACCGACACTGTCTTCACCGACCGTtgctgccctagcgcagacatCGACTCCATGGCGGATGCGAGCGGATCTTCCTCCACTGTCGTATCAGGTTTGACGTGTCCATCTTCGACCTCTCCCTTTTTCTCGTTCTACCTACTGTTACTGCTCTGGTAGTCGTTCTAGGGTTCATGACACTATCCACAGCaagtacccggctagatctatgctccTAGTGATCCTATAGAGCTAACACTCAGctcagctcacaggtgcagcagccGGAGCATGTCTTCCACCTCTACGTATTCTAGCGGTTTGGAGGTAACGAGCGTACCACATTACGCCTCtaacgatttgtaggggtggtttttGAGGGTATGTAGGGACGGTTTGGCCAACCCAACCATCCCTAAGCAACTGTGGCTACAAATGCAGTTCGGAGATCAGAGGTTCGTCATTTCCCCCTTGCATTTCACTGCATTGAAATTTTAGTGACGCATTTGGTGCTCTCCGCTCACTATCAATTTATTTACTTAAGTTTCACTCCTCTATGTACGGAGTATATGTATATTTTGATCTAACAAATTTGCCTGTTATTTGTTACTGTACTACTTTGTCTTATTAGGTTTATGGGGTTAGCTCTCAATGTGCAAGGAAGCAGTGGACCCACGACTCTTGGCAGCGGTGGTTATTCGGCAGTTGTGGGTGGGACAGGAGCGTTTGCTTATCCACAAGGTGTTGTCAATAGAACGGTTCGGAGCATGAACCGCGGAGTCAATATCGTAGAGCTTGAAATTCGTGTTGTATGTCTGATCACCTCTGCAGAGCCGGTGAGTTATTTGCCCCTGGTGTTCTATTACTTTTCTTTCACGATTCGGACACATACAAACATGAGTTTGTCAATAAAATTTTAGTGCAGTATCTTCTGAGCTCTAACATCATACATATATAGGAGGGAGAGGAGGACCTGAACAACTAGGACGATCCGAACAACCAGGACGACCCAAACAACCAAGGCGACCTAAACAATCAGGACGGCCCCAACAACCAAGACGACGCCAACAACCAAGACGACGCGAACAACCAGGACGACCCGAACAACCGGGACGACCTGAACAACCAAGACGACCCAAACAATCAAGATGACCCAAACAACCAGGACGAACAGAGCAACCAGGACGAATAGAGCAACCAGGACGAATAGAATTAGTGCAAGCAAGTGCTTGTTGTGTAACAATAAATGGGATCTTTACTCTATATCTTTCGCTTTTGAATGTTTAACACGTGTTTTCCTCATCAACCCGTCTTGCTGCACCATGTGGCCTATAAATAATAAAGTTACAAGTATTTGTGTCAAACACTTCTCTATTTATATACTGGAAGCTAAAAAAATTCCCCCCTCAATGCTCCGTATTAAATCAACACTAGAATCACTCCAGACTCAATTCTTGCATGTTCTCCATCTTGCATCCCATCAAAATTAATTAGAATCACTGCACCAGATAATTAGGGTACTAGAATTAAAGAATTAGGGAGTAGAGCTCTACCAAACAAGCACTTACTCAAGTAACTCAAGTCAAAGGACTCATTTTTGCTTTCTATAAAAACAACATTGGCAACATTAGGCCCAACCCCCCTAAGCATCAGCACAAGAAATTTGTACGAACGTAAAGGGCCAGGAGCCCAGGAGAGCCCAGCAAGGCTCACATGGGCTCGGCCCATGTAGATCGTACTGTGGCGCGGCCCCGCTTGTCCGTTCGTACTCTCTGGGTAGTAGGTTGGCGAATCCTCCAGAACTTAGCCCCGCTTGTCCGCTTCCTGCCACCGAGCCGAAGCAGAAACCTTCCCCGATCTTCCCTTCCCTCCCACGCCATTGCCCTGGCTCCAAGCAAAATCCCGCAATCTCGTTACCACCACACCGCACCCTGTCGCCATTGCCCTGGCTCCAAGCAAAATCCCGCTTGCCTCGCCCCAATTCCCCAAACGCTCCTCCTTTCACCTGGCTGCCACTCTTCCCCAGTCCCCACCACACAAGGAAGGCGGAGGATTCTTTTATCTAATCTTGCAGCGCGGGCGTTTCCGTCCCCCCTTCTGCGCCTTCTGCGGCGTTTGGAGTCTCTCTTCCCCGGGTTCGTCCAATTCGCAGGTATTGCTCATTTTGGGCTCTCCCTGTTATGATAGCGGCGGTTTTGCGCACTGTTCGTTAGTAGCAATTCTACTCTCGTTCATTAGCTTGTCGCGTTTGTGACGACTGACGAAGTGATGGATTCGATGCCGCCGAATCGCATTCAGCCGGTGCGCGTCCCCCTGTATAAAGGGTTTACCCGAGAATGTGATGTTATCTGAATGACTGGATGCTGACGCCTCTTTCGGCAATCTGTAGCTTCCCTTGCCCCCCATGTTTTCTCAAGATTGCATCAGTTAACTACCCCAGACTGAGGGCAAGTAAAGAATAAAATATATAGGTGTTGCGTTGTTTAGTAGGCAACCGCCATATAAGAAGGTAATGAGTAACAATTCTCTAGCGAGTCATGTAGTCCGCAACCTCGTAGTTGTCATCATCTTGGTAACACTGATATCCTGCGGTCTTGCGGATAATTCCACAGTTCAAGACGCTATATATATTGCTGTTGCCAACGGTCCGCGTGTGTTTTGCTGCTTCAACTGTTTGTGGTGAGATGGACTAGGTATTTGATTTTGGAGAATGTCTCTATTTCGAGGCTAATGCATCCATATTGTGCTGTGCTATTCCTGACATGCCACTTCTCCATTACTATGCAGCTTATACTAATTTTACTCAATGCGGCTCTACTCACCTGCACTCTGTTTGCGGCGATCAAGCACACATTCTCATCCTAGCCAGTTCCGAGGAGGATTCACGCAGAGTATGGCCTCATGGAAGTGCCCGCACTCGCAGTCAAGCCTGTACAATCCGAAGTCGGGTTTAGTTGATTTTTCTCTTAGCAAGAATGTAAAGTCTTCTCAGCCACGAAGTATAAAGTACTTTGTCAGCTTAATGGGCCAGCAGTTCCGTTGTGGACTGTCAACCAGAGAGGGTAGCCTAAGCGTAAAGCTTGACATTCCTTCGCACGAAAAATCAAGGATAGGCTGGAACTGGAAAAACATGCATCACAAGATAGGAGGTGCAGCCGGTGGATTCTGCTTTGGTTTTTCGGTTACTGGACTAGCAAGCGCTGAGGTTCCTGTCATTAGAATCAAAGACAATGCTGAAACTTCATCGTCATCTACCAGTTCAACTCATGGGAAGAAAGTCTACACAGATTATTCTGTCACTGGTGAGAAGTGCTCACTTCGTTTGGTTTTAAAACTTCACGAATCATGTTTCACTTTTAATAATTCGTAGTTACAACAGAAAAATGGGCGTTGATCTCATTACTTGTGACTGATTTACATGGATCCCCAGGTATTCCTGGAGATGGAAGATGTTTATTCCGCTCTGTGGTACATGGTGCATGCATTAGATCAGGGAGACCCATACCTAATGAAGATCTTCAGAGAAAACTAGCTGATGAATTGAGAGCAATGGTAGGGCTGGGATGCTTGTTGCCAATACTGACACTTTTAGTCACCTACCATTCTTAAATTCTTGGATGCCTAAAGTAAAAAAGAGAGAAGTGCTAATATGATTATTGGTTGTTACTGCCATTCCCTATGCTCATGTATAATTTTCCTATTGAATAGGTTGCTGATGAATTTGTCAGGAGGCGGGAAGAGACTGAATGGTTAGTTGATACACTTTCTTTGTTCTTCTGGTCTAGAATGAAATTGACCCATAAGTGTTTGCTGCTTGTGAATCGTTGTATTCGTTGTGTCACCAATTTGCAGGTTTGTCGAGGGGGATTTTGATACATATGTATCCCATATCAGGGAGCCACATGTGTGGGGAGGCGAGCCAGAGTTGTTCATGGCGTCCCATGTTCTTCAGTAAGTAACTGTACGTGTTTTTTCATTTACATGCATTTCAAATTTGGCTGCCAGCAATCACTAGCATTTAAGCTTACCACTTCTTAGCTAAAATTTATATCAGTGCAGTGTATTCATAAGCTGAATAGTGTCAGAGGCAGAGCGAAAATTTGGAGCCTGCGTTGTACTTGATTTTACAGAGAAAAGTACTACTGGCCCCCCATTTTTCTCTGATATTGCCATCTTATGCAATGACCTATGCATTTATTTTCACTATCCTCATGTAAAATGTTTTCAAACACCCAGTACCAATTGAAATTTTGTTTAAAATAGATTTAAGTAGACTTGTGCCACTTGACCATAATAAATAGTAATTTGTTGAGTTGATTAACAAAAAAGGGTTGTTGCCTTGCTTTTATGAGTCAAGTTATGTGTGATCTCTCTCTTGTTACAGATTAGAATAGTAAATAATTAGAACTGTAAGAGCATCATAACTTTGTTCACAGGATGCCAATAACGGTTTACATGTGCGATGAGGATGCCTGTGGTCTGATAGCAATTGCAGAATATGGCCAGCAGTATGGTAAAGAAGACCCAATCCAAGTCTTGTATCATGGTTTTGGCCATTACGACGCTCTACAGATCCCAGCAAAGGTTGGTTCGAAGAGGAAGCGGTAGACATGGTGCGAGCTATGAGGTAGTGACCCTGTTTCAGTGTTTATACAACCTTATTGAATATTCATGCTATATGCATGTGAATGTGGAAGATAGCCTTGATGAAAACATGAAATGGCATTAACTCACCATATGCATAAATGTTACTACATGATTCAGTACTTTCCCAGTAACCGATGGATTAGGAGCATGGCATCACTTGTTgtgctttctttttttttaactgATATCATCTATCCCCCCTTTATCAATAGATACAGAATTTCGTTGTGCATCCATCTAACCTCCTACCTTTGGGAAACTTCTGAAACAGTAAGTTGCATGCAAGCATGAAATCTGTACTGTACTATGTTAATGCAAGCTTTGAATGCTGAATTGGTACCATAGAGGTCCCTGTTACATATAGTACTATCTACCATGCCCTGAAAATTGCACTTGTAGTTCTGTAACTGGTACCCTAGATGTTAGAAGGGGCCCCATTTATCATACTCTGATTGCCTTTTGAGTTTTGACTGCGAGTacgatggataagtctcatgtgtggctggtctttgtggggctgtgctgctcacatggtccttgtggctgtttttctgtttttaggacatcatcttagactagaggacagcatcttagactagaggacaacatattagcatcttagactagcatcttagactagcatcttggcatatgcttggctggctagcagcttataaatatgtaaccccaacccctcaggttgacatggcatttgtgtgagcttgtgtgagaaatagacaagaaaattgccccaactcttagtgtcatcctctctcgatgagagtaagaattctcctactaccaagagtgagaattcagcgactaacaactggtattagagccgtattatcctgtagcctgagcatctcttgctcatcttctctcccagccccacaacagccccaacTGTTGGCAGCACCAGCTCCTTCGGGCGCTCCTGTTcactcgtctgaagcagccctctccccacgcagcagcctcccggtagcgcgtcatgtccgcagggcagtctcagcgctcggtcgcctcgagcatgCGGCGTCggtaggaggccgaacttgccgcggcagaggaacgcgagcgagcggcggcagagaccgctgcggcggcggcaagggcatcgaggctggcagcggcggagctagcagcagccagagcggaggcggcgaatgcagcgcgtgcggcggcggcggaggttgaggctctgcgcggcagcatcggcagctccatttccgctgacgacaccgccgacgcggacctcgagctgctagagagggaagCAGCgtgagcgcgggcggcgcagtgggcagccgcgcacgtccacgagcgtggcagCAGCCCAgataggcgcggacgcgctggcggcgctcctggaggaggcgcgcacggcggtggcgctcctggggcagccgcgcacgcccacgagcgcggcggcagcccagacaggcgcggacgcgtcgatggcgctcctggaggaggcgcgcacagcggcggcgctcctagaggaggcgcgcagggcaacggtggcggacgagtcgatggagagcgcggccttcacaggcagcgtggctctctctccccggatcggtaccgacgggtcgatggagagcgcggccttcacaggcagcgtggctctctctccccggatcagtaccatggttaccacgggctccaggctgttgtcagggacgtcggtcccggcggtgggtggcctaccctcaccaagaccaactacgtcgcgtgggctgcggtgatgagggtaaagctccaggtgcggcacatgtgggaggcagtccgatacggcgacgttgactacgacctagatcgacgggcactggatgccctcatcgctgcagtcccgcccgagatgcagttctcgcttaccaacaagcgaaCTACTAAGAAGGCTTGGgatgccatcgctgcggcacgcattggcagcgaccgcgcccgcaagtccacactgcaggcacttcgcaaggagtgggagaacctggccttcaagccaggtgaggacgttgatgactttgctttctgtctcaacactctgttgtagaagatggtgcagtttggcgatgacacctacggcgaggagagagctgttgaAAAGCTTtttcgctgcgtccccgagaagtacaagcagatggctcgctcgatcgagtccttGCTGGATCTCTCCATGATGTCGAtcaaggaggcgataggtcgcctcaaggtcgtcgacagcgatgagccacagtctctctcggggcccatcaccactggcgggaagctccttctcactcgggagtagtggcttgccagccaaggtgaccggaagaagggggagccttcttccgcgacaggcggccgcaagcgtggcaagccacgtaAGGCGCGTAGAGACGCCCAGGCCAGGGCGCGAGggcgtgccgagggtgatgcccgcagaGGCGCCCAggtcggcgccgccggcaggcacaagccggcacgggacgacgcctgccgcaactgcggccagctcggccattgggccaaggactgccgacagccacgacgcggccaggcccacgtcgcacaggcggaggaggaggagccggctctgtttatgacacatgcaagcattgagctacctccagcggcaccggtcgcagtggctctcctccacctcgacaagccaaaagcacacgccctcctcggcgacagctccggcaacgacaagactgacgggtggtgcctcgacaccggcgccacccatcacatgaccggtcgacgggagttcttcaccgagcttgactctagcgtccgaggcttcgtcaagtttggggatgcctccggcgtggagatcaagggcgtcggctccgtcatcttcaccaccgtgtctggtgagcacaggctgctcaccggagtctactacatccccgcgttgaagaACTTCATCATCAGCTTGAgatagctggatgagaacggttcacgcgtggtggttgaggacgtagtcatgaggatttgggattgtcgtcgtcgccttcttgccaaggtatccagaagcgcaaatcgactctacgtccttaacgtgcaggtggcacaacccctctgtctcgctgctcgtcgggacgacgaggcgtggcagtggcacgagcgtttcgggcaccttcactttgaggccctgaagcggctcagtgccacggagatggtgcgaggcctgccgtgcctcgaccttGTGGAGCAGCTctacgacgtctgcgtgttgacgaagcagaggcgactcctctttccacagcgggctagctttcgagccaaggagaagctcgagcttgtgcacggggacttgtgtgtcCCGGTGACACCgaccacaccgggaggacgacgttacttcctgctgctcgtcgacgacctctcccgctacatgtgggtgatggtcctcggcagcaagggagaggctgcggacgccatcaggcgcgcgcaggctgctgcggaggcggagtgcggtcgcaagctgcgcgtgctgcgcaccgacaacggcggcgaattcacggcggctgaattcgcatcgtactgcgctgacgagggcattcagcgccactactccgcgccgtacagcccgcaacagaacggcgtcgtcgagcggcgcaaccagacggttgtggggatggctcgggccctcctcaagtagagggggatgccggctgtcttctggggagaggcggtggtgacggccgtctacatcctcaaccgctcgcctaccaaggcgctcgacggtaggacgccgtacgaggcttggcatgggcgcaagccggcggtctcccacttgcgggtcttcgactgcctcgcgttcgccaaggagcttggccacatcagcaagctcgacgacaggagcactccgggagtgttcatcggctacgcggagggctcgaaggcctaccgcatcctcgacccgaagacaacgtgtgcgcacggcgcgcgacattgtgttcgacgaagggcgaggatgcgcgtgggacaaggcggtggacgacggctcggctccgacgtacgacgacttctctgtcgagtacgtccacttcgagggagatgggggagtaggcggctcttcttcggcgagcgcgtctaccccagtccccgagcctccaccgaccccggcgcctgctactccgatagCACCACGCTCTCCCGCCAAGACCTCgactgcgatgagttcttcgc encodes:
- the LOC136476861 gene encoding OVARIAN TUMOR DOMAIN-containing deubiquitinating enzyme 4-like, coding for MRLYSPALCLRRSSTHSHPSQFRGGFTQSMASWKCPHSQSSLYNPKSGLVDFSLSKNVKSSQPRSIKYFVSLMGQQFRCGLSTREGSLSVKLDIPSHEKSRIGWNWKNMHHKIGGAAGGFCFGFSVTGLASAEVPVIRIKDNAETSSSSTSSTHGKKVYTDYSVTGIPGDGRCLFRSVVHGACIRSGRPIPNEDLQRKLADELRAMVADEFVRRREETEWFVEGDFDTYVSHIREPHVWGGEPELFMASHVLQMPITVYMCDEDACGLIAIAEYGQQYGKEDPIQVLYHGFGHYDALQIPAKVGSKRKR